A window of Pecten maximus chromosome 12, xPecMax1.1, whole genome shotgun sequence genomic DNA:
attgtataaaaaGTAATCCATTTGATTAttgttgatattattttaatgtttatgcCAAATTACACGTATATCCACCTCCTACAGTAAATACCCAATACACACAAAAATAGATCCATATACGCCTGCGCTGTAAGAAATGTTCAGGCCCCTATGATtaagatactgtaaacgtacgTATTTTAGCGGTAGTTtaattttagcgcttttcgcttttttaattttgaatttaaaactgAATATTTACACAAGTGTACTTAGGTATAACGGTAGTCAATGCAAGTAGTtccaaatacacatacactgtaAGAAATTCTCGTGTCCCTGTGACTAGCATAGTTCCAAATACGCCTACACCGCAAGCaattcccaggtccctgtgactAGTAAACAAAAATCTTAGGTTATGTGACTTGGATTGTACTTAAGCgagggtggggagggggtagtATACAATTTATATCGTAACTTGAGGGGTATCATGTGTGGAAGGGGAGGGGGTGGTATACAATGCATATCGTAACTTGATTAAAAACATCAAgttaaaagatttatttttctttttcaggaTGCACTTTTTATATCGCAAGTTCTTCAACGATGTAAGTAATatctaatacaatgtaatatcgATATTTCATGGTACGCCAGAATTACATTATAATGGATTAGTTCCACACAATGAATGAATTCCGCATACATTCTTCTCTTAACAGCGAAAAACAAAGTATTACCTTCATTCATAATTGCATGTACCATGGTTTGCTGGTATACATTTGGGTTATCAGAATTTTCTATTATCTTATTTAACACTATTTAAATGGTAAATGACCTGTAGTGACATTACAGGTGTAAAACTGCAATTTTCTTATGAAACATTTCTCGAACGCAGGTTTTTCATACAATGTAGATTTCGGCGTTAAACTTATCAACTTACACACAAGACGGCACTGATCGGACTGCCTTCCGcgaaattttgcttaaaaaTCTATTTTGTCGCAACAGAACCTCTGCAGACTACGTACTCTCTGTAAAGTTTTCATTGTGTATGTAAATGTGTGTTCGTGGCGATTATACATAATTGTATTCTAGGTAAATACACTAATATAACATTTTGTCTagtttaatttctttatgtCAGACCATTGTCCTGTAAATTATCACATTAATCGTTCATTTCAAATCAAAACCTAAATCGAGTTTACACTTCAGTGAAGACATTGTTTGTACTTCTTTTCCACACAGACACCCAACAACTACATCTGAAGCTCATACGACAACTGTTTCAAGTACAGAAACATCTCAGACGATAACCGCAGAACTCAGCGCAACAACATTACAAACTATATCTTCTGAACCAAGTTCTGGTCTCAATGTATCTAGCTTAGCAACACCTCTAGGGACGAACTTAACTACAACTGAAATACACGTCACCACCGCAGGAACATCTATAACAGCTGGTGACGTCACTACAGAAGGAACATCAAAAACAACTGGTGACGTCACTACAGAAGGAACATCAATATCAACTGGTGACGTCACTAAAGAAGGAACATCTATACCAACTGGAAACGTCACTACAGCTGGATCATCTACAACAaatagtgacgtcacaacaGCTGGATCATCTACAACAAGTAGTGACGTCACTACAGCTGGACCATCTATAACGACTTATCACGTTAATACTGGTGAATCATCAATAATGACTATGGCGGGATCATCTATGTCCACAACAGGAACACCCATAACAACTAATGGTTCATCCATGTCAACATCAGGAACGCCAATTACAACTACTGGTTCAGCCATGTCGGCATCAGGAACTCCTATAACAactactggttcatccatgtcgacaacgggaacacccataacaactactggttcatccatgtcgacaacggAAACACTAATTACAAGTACTGGTAtatccatgtcgacaacagaAACACTAATAACAACTACgggttcatccatgtcgacaacggGAACACCCATAACAACTAGTGGTTtatccatgtcgacaacaggaacaccaaTAACAACTAgtggttcatccatgtcgacaacaggaacacctaTAACAAAtactggttcatccatgtcgacaacgggaacacccataacaactactggttcatccatgtcgacaacgggaacacccataacaactactggttcatccatgtcgacaacggAAACACTAATTACAAGtactggttcatccatgtcgacaacggGAACACCACCAATAACAACTATgggttcatccatgtcgacaacggGACCACCCATAACAACTACGGGTTCATCTGTGTCGACAACGGGAACACCAATAACAAATACTGGTTCATCTATGTCGACAACGGGAACACCCTTAACAAAtactggttcatccatgtcgacaacaggaacacccaTAACAACTACTGGTTCATCTATGTCGACAACGGGAACACCAATAACAAATACTGGTTCATTTATGTCGACAACGGGAACACCCTTAACAACCACTGGCTCATTTATTTCCACAACAGGAACACCCATCACAATTACGGGTTCATCTGTGTCGACAACGGGAACACCTATAACAACTACTGGTTCATTCATATCGACAACGGGCACACCATTGACAActtcaggatcatctatgtCCACAACAGGAACACCCTTAACAactactggttcatccatgtcgacaacaggaacgCACATAACAACTACTGGTTCATctatgtcgacaacaggaacaccgataacaaatactggttcatctatgtcgacaacaggaacacccttaacaactactggttcatccatgtcgacaacaggaacaccgaTAACAACTACTGcttcatccatgtcgacaacggGAACACCAATTACAactactggttcatccatgtcaACAACGGGAACACCTATAACAACTACTGGTTCATctatgtcgacaacaggaacacctaTAACAACTACTGcttcatccatgtcgacaacggGAACACCAATTACAACTACTGGTTCACCCATGTCAACAACGGGAACACCTATAACAactactggttcatccatgtcgacaacggGAACACTCTTAACAAAtactggttcatccatgtcgacaacggGACCACCCATAACAACTACTGGTTCATctatgtcgacaacaggaacacccttaacaactactggttcatccatgtcgacaacaggaacgCCCATAACAACTACGGgctcatccatgtcgacaacggGATCACCAATTACAACTACTGGTTCATCTATGTCGAGAACGGGAACACCCATAACAACTTCTGGTTCATCTATGTCGAGAACGGGAACACCTATAACAACTTCTGGTTCATCTATGTCGACAACGGGAACACCCTTAACAAATACTGGTCCATCCATGTCGTCAACAGGACCACCAATAACAACAACTagttcatccatgtcgacaacggGAACACCTAAAGCAactactggttcatccatgtcgacaacggGAACACCAATTGCAACAACTGGTTCATCCATATCGACAACGGGCACACAATTGACAActtcaggatcatctatgtCCACAACAGGAACACCCATAACAATTACGGGTTCATCTGTGTCGACAACGGGAACACATATAACAACTACTGGTTCATCCATATCGACAACGGGCACACCATTGACAActtcaggatcatctatgtccacaacaggaacacccataacaacttctggttcatccatgtcgacaacaggaacgCCCATACCAACTACGGGCTCATCCATGTCGACTACGGGAACACCCATAACAACTACTGGTTCATctatgtcgacaacaggaacacctataacaactactggttcatccatgtcgacaacaggacCACCGATAACAAATACTGGTTCATctatgtcgacaacaggaacaccccttaacaactactggttcatccatgtcgacaacaggaacgCCCATAACAACTACGGgctcatccatgtcgacaacggGATCACCAATTACAACTACTGGTTCATCTATGTCGAGAACGGGAACACCCATAACAACTTCTGGTTCATctatgtcgacaacaggaacacctaTAACAACTtctggttcatccatgtcgacaacggGAACACCCTTAACAactactggttcatccatgtcgacatCAGGAACATCCATAGCAACTACTGGTccatccatgtcgacaacggAAACACCAATTACAactactggttcatccatgtcgacaacggGAACACCAATTACAACTACTGGTTCATctatgtcgacaacaggaacaccaaTAACAAGTACTGGTTCATCTATGTCGACAACGGGAACACCAATAACAACTACTGGTTCATctatgtcgacaacaggaacaccaaTAACAAGTACTGGTTCATctatgtcgacaacaggaacacccataacaactagaggttcatccatgtcgacaacaggaacaccaataacaactactggttcatctatgtcgacaacaggaacacctcTAACAACTACTGGTTCATCTATGTCGACAGCAGGAACACTTATAACAACTACTGGTTCATttatgtcgacaacaggaacacccataacaactagtggttcatccatgtcgacaacaggaacacccaTAACAACAACGGGGTCATctatgtcgacaacaggaacaccataacaactactggttcattcatgtcgacaacaggaacacccaTAACAACTACGGTCATCCATGTCGACACGGACACTATACAATACTGTTTCATGTCGACAACGGAACACCATAACAATACTTGGTTCATCATGTCGACAACGGAACCCCCTAACAACTACTGGTTCATCctatgtcgacaacaggaacaccaattacaactactggttcatccatgtcgacaacggGAACACCATAACAactactggttcatccatgtcgacaacggAAACACCAATTACAactactggttcatccatgtcgacaacggGAACACCAATTACAactactggttcatccatgtcgacaatAGAAACACCCATAACAAAtactggttcatccatgtcgacaacaggaacaccgaTAACAACTACGGGGTCATCTgtgtcgacaacaggaacacctcTAACAACTACAGAatcatccatgtcgacaacaggaacaccaaTAACAACTTCGGGCTCATctatgtcgacaacaggaacacccaTAGCAACTACAGAatcatccatgtcgacaacaggaacaccgaTAACAACTACGGgctcatccatgtcgacaacggGAACACCCATAACAACTTCTGGACCATCTATGTCGACAACGGGAACACCAATTACAactactggttcatccatgtctCCAACGGGAACATCCATTACAACTACAGAatcatccatgtcgacaacaggaatACCCATAGCAATGACTGGTTCATctatgtcgacaacaggaacaccaataacaactactggttcatccatgtTGACAACAGGTACACCCATAACAATTACgggttcatccatgtcgacaacggGCACACCATTGACAACTTTAGCATCATctatgtcgacaacaggaacaccaaTAACAATtactggttcatccatgtcgacaacaggaacacccaTAACAATTACGGGTTCATCAGTGTCGACAACGGGAACACCAATTACAACTTCGGGCTCATCCATGTCGACATCAGGAACACCCTTAACAactactggttcatccatgtcgacaacaggaacacccataacaactactggttcatccatgtcaACAACAGGAACACCCATAACAAAtactggttcatccatgtcgacaacggGCACACCATTGACAACTTCAGGATTATctatgtcgacaacaggaacacctaTAACAACTACgggttcatccatgtcgacaacaggatCACCTATAACAACTACTAGTTCATCCATGTCAACAACGGGAACTACAATTACAACTAATGGTTCGTctatgtcgacaacaggaacacccttaacaactactggttcatccatgtcgacaacggGAACACCAATTACAACTACGGGGTCATCTATGTCGACATCAGAAACACCTATAACAactactggttcatccatgtcgacaacaggaacacccataacaactactggttcatccatgtcgacaacaggaacacccataacaactactggttcatccatgtcgacaacaggaacacccataacaactactggttcatccatgtcgacaacaggaacacccataacaactactggttcatccatgtcgacaacggGAACACCCACAACAACTTCTGGatcatccatgtcgacaacaggaacacctaTAACAACTACTagttcatccatgtcgacaacaggaacaccgaTAACAACTACgggttcatccatgtcgacaacaggatCACCTATAACAactactggttcatccatgtcaACAACGGGAACTACAATTACAACTAATGGTTCGTctatgtcgacaacaggaacacccttaacaactactggttcatccatgtcgatAACGGGAACACCAATTACAACTACGGGGTCATCTATGTCGACATCAGAAACACCTATAACAactactggttcatccatgtcgacaacaggaacacccataacaactactggttcatccatgtcgacaacaggaacacccataacaactactggttcatccatgtcgacaacaggaacacccataacaactactggttcatccatgtcgacaacggGAACACCCACAACAACTTCTGGatcatccatgtcgacaacaggaacacctaTAACAACTACTagttcatccatgtcgacaacggGAACACCAATTACAACaactggttcatccatgtcgacaacaggaactACATTTACAACTTTGGgctcatccatgtcgacaacaggaacacccttaacaactactggttcatccatgtcgacaacaggaacgCCCATACCAACTACgggttcatccatgtcgacaacggGAACACCAATTACAACAAgtggttcatccatgtcgacaacgggaacacccataacaactactggttcatccatgtcgacaacaggaacaccgaTAACAACTtctggttcatccatgtcgacaacaggaccacccataacaactactggttcatccatgtcgacaacaggaacaccgaTAACAACTACGGgctcatccatgtcgacaacggGGACACCAATTACAACaactggttcatccatgtcgacaacaggaacaccaaTAACAAATACTGGTTCATctatgtcgacaacaggaaTACTCTTAACAAAtactggttcatccatgtcgacaacaggaacacccataacaactactggttcatccatgtcaACAACAGGAGCACCCATAACAAAtactggttcatccatgtcgacaacggGCACACCATTGACAActtcaggatcatctatgtcgacaacaggaacacctataacaactactggttcatctatgtcgacaacaggaacacccaAAACAACTAgtggttcatccatgtcgacaacaggatCACCTATAACAactactggttcatccatgtcgacaacaggaacaccgaTAACAACTACGGgctcatccatgtcgacaacggGGACACCAATTACAACaactggttcatccatgtcgacaacaggaacaccaaTAACAAATACTGGTTCATctatgtcgacaacaggaacacccaTAACAATgactggttcatccatgtcgacaacaggaacacccataacaactactggttcatccatgtcgacaacagaAACACCAATTACAACaactggttcatccatgtcgacaacaggaacacccataacaactactggttcatcaatgtcgacaacaggaacaccgaTAACAACTtctggttcatccatgtcgacaacaggaacacctaTAACAACTACGGgctcatccatgtcgacaacgggaacacccataacaactactggttcatccatgtcgacaacaggaacaccgaTAACAACTtctggttcatccatgtcgacaacaggaacacctaTAACAACTACTagttcatccatgtcgacaacaggaacaccgaTAACAACTACGGgctcatccatgtcgacaacggGAACACCAATTACAACaactggttcatccatgtcgacaacaggaacatCAATAACAATTACTGGTTCATctatgtcgacaacaggaacactCTTAACAAAtactggttcatccatgtcgacaacaggaacacccataacaactactggttcatccatgtcaACAACAGGAGAACCCATAACAATgactggttcatccatgtcgacaacggGCACACCCTTGACAActtcaggatcatctatgtcgacaacaggaacacctaTAACAACTACGGgctcatccatgtcgacaacggGATCACCAATTACAACTACTGGTTCATCTATGTCGAGAACGGGAACACCCATAACAACTTCTGGTTCATCTATGTCGACAACGGGAACACCCATAACAACTAGTGGTCCATCCATGTCGTCAACAGGACCACCAATAACAACAACTagttcatccatgtcgacaacggGAACACCTAAAGCAACTACTGGTTCATCCATATCGACAACGGGCACACAATTGACAActtcaggatcatctatgtCCACAACAGGAACACCCATAACAATTACGGGTTCATCTGTGTCGACAACGGGAACACATATAACAACTACTGGTTCATCCATATCGACAACGGGCACACCATTGACAActtcaggatcatctatgtCCAAAACAGGAACACCCATAACAACTtctggttcatccatgtcgacaacaggaacgTCCATACCAACTACGGGGTCATCCATGTCGACTACGGGAACACCCATAACAACTACTGGTTCATctatgtcgacaacaggaacacctaTAACAACTACTagttcatccatgtcgacaacaggaacaccgataacaactactggttcatctatgtcgacaacaggaacacccttaacaactactggttcatccatgtcgacaacaggacCACCGATAACAactactggttcatccatgtcgacaacaggaacgCCCATAACAACTACGGgctcatccatgtcgacaacggGATCACCAATTACAACTACTGGTTCATCTATGTCGAGAACGGGAACACCCATAACAACTTCTGGTTCATCTATGTCGACAACGGGAACACCCTTAACAAATACTGGTCCATCCATGTCGTCAACAGGACCACCAATAACAACAACTagttcatccatgtcgacaacggGAACACCTAAAGCAactactggttcatccatgtcgacaacggGAACACCAATTGCAACAACTGGTTCATCCATATCGACAACGGGCACACAATTGACAActtcaggatcatctatgtCCACAACAGGAACACCCATAACAATTACGGGTTCATCTGTGTCGACAACGGGAACACATATAACAACTACTGGTTCATCCATATCGACAACGGGCACACCATTGACAACTTCAGGATCATCTATATCCACAACAGGAACACCCATAACAACTTCTGGTTCATctatgtcgacaacaggaacgCCCATACCAACTACGGgctcatccatgtcgacaacggGAACACCAATTACAactactggttcatccatgtcgacaacaggaacacctaTAACAACTACTActtcatccatgtcgacaacaggaacaccgaTAACAACTACGGGCTCATCAATGTCGACAACGGGAACACCAATTACAACAACTGTTTCATCCATatcgacaacaggaacaccctTAACAATTACGGGTTCATCTGTGTCGACAACGGGAACACCTGTAACAactactggttcatccatgtcgacaacaggaacgcccataacaactactggttcatccatgtcgacaacaggaacacctaTAACAAATACTGGTTCATctatgtcgacaacaggaacacccaTAACAATgactggttcatccatgtcgacaacaggaatacccataacaactactggttcatccatgtcgacaacagaAACACCAATTACAACaactggttcatccatgtcgacaacaggaacacccataacaactactggttcatcaatgtcgacaacaggaacaccgaTAACAACTtctggttcatccatgtcgacaacaggaacacctaTAACAACTACGGgctcatccatgtcgacaacgggaacacccataacaactactggttcatccatgtcgacaacaggaacaccgaTAACAACTtctggttcatccatgtcgacaacaggaacacctaTAACAACTACTagttcatccatgtcgacaacaggaacaccgaTAACAACTACGGGCTCATCTATGTCGACAACGGGAACACCCATAACAactactggttcatccatgtcgacaacaggaacatCAATAACAATTACTGGTTCATctatgtcgacaacaggaacactCTTAACAAAtactggttcatccatgtcgacaacaggaacacccataacaactactggttcatccatgtcaACAACAGGAGCACCCATAACAATgactggttcatccatgtcgacaacggGCACACCCTTGACAACTTCAGGATCATttatgtcgacaacaggaacacctataacaactactggttcatctatgtcgacaacaggaaccCCCATAACAACTAgtggttcatccatgtcgacaacaggaacgCCCATAACAACTACGGactcatccatgtcgacaacggGAACACCAATAACAAATACTGGTTCATctatgtcgacaacaggaacaccctTAACAACTACTGCTTCATCTATGTCGACAACAGAAACACCCATAACAAAtactggttcatccatgtcgacaacaggaacacccataacaactactggttcatccatgtcaACAACAGGAACACCCATAACAAAtactggttcatccatgtcgacaacggGCACACCATTGACAACTTCAGGATTATctatgtcgacaacaggaacacctaTAACAACTACgggttcatccatgtcgacaacaggatCACCTATAACAACcactggttcatccatgtcaACAACGGGAACTACAATTACAACTAATGGTTCGTctatgtcgacaacaggaacacccttaacaactactggttcatccatgtcgacaacggGAACACCAATTACAACTACGGGGTCATCTATGTCGACATCAGAAACACCTATAACAactactggttcatccatgtcgacaacaggaacacccataacaactactggttcatccatgtcgacaacaggaacacccataacaactactggttcatccatgtcgacaacaggaacacccataacaactactggttcatccatgtcgacaacaggaacacccataacaactactggttcatccatgtcgacaacggGAACACCCATAACAACTTCTGGatcatccatgtcgacaacaggaacacctaTAACAACTACTagttcatccatgtcgacaacaggaacaccgaTAACAACTACGGGCTCATCCATGTCCACAACGGGAACACCAATTACAACaactggttcatccatgtcgacaacaggaactACATTTACAACTATgggttcatccatgtcgacaacaggaacacccttaacaactactggttcatccatgtcgacaacaggaacgCCGATAACAACTtctggttcatccatgtcgacaacaggaacaccaaTTAAAACAAgtggttcatccatgtcgacaacgggaacacccataacaactactggttcatccatgtcgacaacaggaacacccataacaacttctggttcatccatgtcgacaacaggacCACCCATAACAACTAgtggttcatccatgtcgacaacaggaacacccataacaactactggttcatccatgtcgacaacaggaacaccgaTAACAACTACGGgctcatccatgtcgacaacggGGACACCAATTACAACaactggttcatccatgtcgacaacaggaacaccaaTAACAAATACTGGTTCATctatgtcgacaacaggaaTACTCTTAACAAAtactggttcatccatgtcgacaacaggaacacccaTAACAACTACAGGTTCATCCATGTCAACAACAGGAGCACCCATAACAAATACTGGatcatccatgtcgacaacggGCACACCATTGACAActtcaggatcatctatgtcgacaacaggaacacttataacaactactggttcatctatgtcgacaacaggaacacccaTAACAATgactggttcatccatgtcgacaacaggaatacccataacaactactggttcatccatgtcgacaacagaAACACCAATTACAACaactggttcatccatgtcgacaacaggaacacccataacaactactggttcatc
This region includes:
- the LOC117338865 gene encoding neuroblast differentiation-associated protein AHNAK-like → MDEPVVVIGVPVVDMDEPEVVIDDPEVVNGVPVVDMDDPVFVMGAPVVDMDEPVVVMGVPVVDMDEPVFVKSIPVVDIDEPVFVIGVPVVDMDEPVVVIGVPVVDMDEPVVVIVPVVDMDEPVVVIGVPVVDMDEPVVVIGVPVVDMDELVVVIGVPVVDMDDPEVVMVPVVDMDEPVVVIGDPVVDMDEPVVVIGVPVVDIDNPEVVNGVPVVDMDEPVFVMGVPVVDMDEPSVPVVDIDEPVIVIDVPVVDMDEPVVVMGVPVVDIDEPVVVIGVPVVDMDELVVVIGVPVVDMDEPEVVIDEPVIVKGVPVVDMDETVVVIGVPVVDIDEPVVVIGVPVVDMDEVVVVIGVPVVDMDEPVVVIGVPVVDMDEPVVGMGVPVVDIDEPEVVMGVPVVDIDDPEVVNGVPVVDMDEPVVVICVPVVDTDEPVIVMGVPVVDIDDPEVVNCVPVVDMDEPVVAIGVPVVDMDEPVVALGVPVVDMDELVVVIGGPVDDMDGPVFVKGVPVVDIDEPEVVMGVPVLDIDEPVVVIGDPVVDMDEPVVVMGVPVVDMDEPVVVIDEPVVVMGVPVVDMDDPVVGMDVPVVDMDEPEVVMGVPVLDIDDPEVVNGVPVVDMDEPVVVICVPVVDTDEPVIVMGVPVVDIDDPEVVNCVPVVDMDEPVVALGVPVVDMDELVVVIGGPVDDMDGPLVVMGVPVVDIDEPEVVMGVPVLDIDEPVVVIGDPVVDMDEPVVVIGVPVVDIDDPEVVKGVPVVDMDEPVIVMGSPVVDMDEPSVPVVDIDEPVIVIDVPVVDMDEPVVVIGVPVVDMDEPVVVIGVPVVDMDELVVVIGVPVVDMDEPEVVIDEPVFVIGVPVVDMDEPVVVIGVPVVDMDEPVVVIGVPVVDMDEPMNQYLLLVFLLSTWMNQLL